The region gctccagctgccgctcgcataaagcgctggacgtaatccttcactgactctccatcctgctggcgaatttcgactagttggtttgcttcggttgggtgcacacgacccgcgtagaactgttcgtagaactcccttacgaacatttcccaggaaactatgcttgcaggcgggaacttaaagaactactcctgcgctgcttcagaaagtgttgcagggaagatcctgcaacgagcgtcttcggacactttttgaatgtccatctgaatctcaaacttattcacatgcgagactaggtccccatatccatcaaagtttgggagcgtaggcatcttgaatttgctgggagtttcgtcGTTAgttatcctttggacgaaaggagtgcctttcctcctatcgtggtcgatgtaagaagtccttcctccgaccagctgctgaacagcctggttgagtgcgtctatctgggcctgcactgcgATAGGAATCGCAGTAggctctgttgctggggggacgttctcgccgtgcttctcgcgacgatcattgagtacatctctcaggtcctcttctcttctttgctgctcgctaccaccgagccagttgaagacattattttgtctaggctgccccccagcatcctgtctatttggttggtcatcttgaggtacttggctcctgcttttacctctttctcTATTCCTCtcaccagcatttcccttgcctgagtcagcctcattgtatctgtggccatctctgaacctcgactggctatggtgagatcgactgttccctcgatgcccgtccctggctgaaccatcccgagcgttagagggtggtctgcgctagtcgtggtgtccccgtgcaccatcgtgtcgtggggggcctcggaccgcagagcctaactctgagtctctcctgttgccaggagggtactgacctctgttcggtaagttcggcccatcatccctatggcgtctagggctgcgaggctgatgctcggccctattctgcctctgttgcgagggattaccccgagcagcttgggatggtggctgcgcctcaggatcctgtgggacatcgtcatggggcatctgaggctgctcgagcctttgcggactcgaaggctgaatcggtgggctcggattaggacccctctggggtggcccattcaccggtttgtcaggctgcgaggcaggtgcagcctgatttctagccaacagcaaggctgcctcaagggctgccatggcttcgctctggcggcggtcaacctccgcctgcctttctctcaattccgcgcgctaccattcaatctcctgctgctgtcgcgccataacttcagcggcagtctcctgactggccctcagattagccagctcttcctgcaacgcgcccagagtactcttcagcgtcgcatcgtccatttcctcctcttaaaagtccagttgcggctcatcttccgccatgcttgctgaaggaggaggaggtggcgggtctgacggtgcagcggcggtcgCCGGCCCAGtcttccttcctgctttcgccattactTTTCTTAACAGCagtaaatcaatctctcaatgaaagcaccagaatgttgacccaagatttggccaactgacacggagtcaaaatgtgattgatgtggatgaatgtatagagaagaacgtatggcaaaaacagtaaatcacacaagaatttttatagtggttcggccccaggatctggtaatgacctacgtccacttagactaatattgatataagaatcggAAGAGTGATCAAaaaactagggttcaatgagtttcaccaacctctgaagaacaatacaagtttactaggagaattactatagtttcgaatgattcaaaagctaaaagtccctcccttgagctatctcttgctatttataggttcaaggggggttacaaaagattgttacagatactctcccctgaataatcgggtactcaggagattgagtgagataaattcgggattacaaagatcttcccataaatattGCTTTGtccacggaaccatcgaccagactggtcgtgggtaagacgggcttaccctgcttctactgtgccttctggtcgatattctagcagacgcttccaggtgtcagccacgtgtcagggattacttgccacgtcatcaatgctaatttattggataacaatacATATTAAAAAAACTGTTAtctttattgtaatatatatataattaaaataatttgttAACATATATGATATAAACGACCGTcagaaacaattttttttttttttaaatctaaaacCATATACATgccaaatcaaatcaaatatgatCATATATGATTATTCAAACCAATTCCCTGAAGCTTCTCGTATATCACACGTAATAAGCACCCAATATGTAAATGCATCACAattgaatattatatatattcaaaCGATTTAATAAATACTATGACATTATCGAAACAAGGGTAGAAGTTTAAATAGCCCAAAATAATAGTCTGAAGCCAAAAGACATGAAAAACTCATATATCACATGATGATAATATGAACAATATACACAAACCTTTATTATAAAACTGGGTTTAAACTTCAATCAACACATCAactgtgtatatatatacactaaCATATACGAACAGTATAACCAAAACCCTAACTTTAGAAAATCTCCAAATTTCTAtaaacaaaatcatcaaatcctcAACAAATTTAGCAAAAatggctctggtaccacttgTTAGGATTATAAAAAATACACTTAAGCAACACTTAGTATTCAACATAATTTCCCAGATCTTAATCATATTACTAAAAGTGCATAAATGATAAACCCTAAGACATGTTTCTATAAAATctttgctaaattaaagaagaagatgaacacaAGAACGGAAGCACTAACCTGAAGCCATTGATGGAGATTGCACAGAAGATTATTGATCTTCCAAGAAATCAGTTTCTCTCTGTGTATTTCTCTGTGATGGGGAAGAAGAGAATACGAAAGAATACGTTTCTTGGGGACCACtacctatttattaaaaaaaactgattattaaatcaattttggGTATTTATAATTTAGCCCCTCATCAACTTATAAATACAACTTATGGTATCTACATATTATTTCCATGACATTTTAATACCCTATGATActtataacataattggtcacttTATTTTATATCAAACTTTATAATAGCATCATACATTAATACAAATGTGCCCATAATAAGATTTTTAATCCAAcaaatattttttagatattttacaatgataattatttaaaataataaaatttttataacttaaataaaatttaattaaacctaaactcatttattagaataatattatattaaacatataatataatctactgttaaTTTGTAacaaattgttttaaaaaaaaaactatcaaaaaacttaaatttaaaattcacctataatatttaatattatattaaacatataatatataatctcttattgtcactctaaaattaaaaactagaacaaacataaacttaaacaaaaataaataaattatttaattaaaataagatatttatttgaaattaatataaatttaataaaaatatatatgtttatataacaCAATATCTTAATATATAATACGTGGCTTTGTTCCATATTTTCGTGGTAATTAAAGAAAAGCACTAAAATATAGCTATCTAGGGTCTGCCTATTTTTACGTAACTGAGGGAGGTTCATGCAGTGTCTGCCTATCTAGGGTCCGATATTTCTCATTTCCAACCCACTATTTTTGACACGAAACTTCCCACACGAACCCTTAACGTCCTCCAATATTCTAACTATATTTCACATAAAAACATATATGCATACGTCTTCCATAGATATGAGAGATTTTGTTTTCCCAGAAACTTATAATTTGAATGTGTTCACTGTTGATCGTTTCTTGTGGGTTTCATTATTCATGTGCGGTTGAGCAGTTCTTCAAAATGGTTTCTGGAAAGTCCCTTTTCATATCTGCCGAGGCTTCATTATTTTGAAGCTTTTCTTTCTTCTTGGAATAATGATGATGAATCAAATTGAATAAAAACACTTGGGTCACTTGTTCTGTTTCTTAATACTCGGAGTTTTGCTCTTGCAGAAATTCTAATATTTTTACAGTTATATTAGTTTTCTCTGTCTAGAAGAAAATGGGAAGGTTCCCCCTCTTTGCGTTATTCAGGGAAGCAAAGTAAGTAATTTTATTTTTCCATATGTATATTATGCATTTTTTTCCCTTTGAGATTTTTTGCTATTGTCAATACATCTTTTGTTGAATATAAAAACTTGTTATATATCTTTACGTGTATATAACTAATATGAAGATTCAGAGAATTAGTCTCTGATAACTCAAGATTTTGTAATCTTCTTCCTTGGGAGTTAAGATAATGAGTGCTTAATTAATAGTTTCTAATGATAAATTCATAAAATTGGGATTGCCAGGAATGTTTTCACAAAGGATGAACTAGGCCTTGAAATAGCACATATTGCTATTCCCTCGGCTCTGGCCTTAACAGCAGACCCTATTGCTTCTCTAATAGACACAGCTTTCATAGGCCACATAGGTTAGTACTctcattatataaatataaaacttCAATACTCTTTTTCTTTTAAATGATTAAGCTGTGATCATATTTTTGGGCTCACACACATGGTACTTAGATCTACATTACATATAGGTCCTGTTGAGCTAGCTGCAGTGGGAATATCAATAGCTATCTTCAACCAAGCATCAAAAATAGCCATTTTCCCTCTTGTCAGTATCACAACATCTTTTGTTGCTGAAGAAGAAGCAGCCCAAAAATCGTTTGATGACATTGAAGAACCAGGACATGGAGAACTCAGAAAAGATCTGGCTCTCAACAATAATGGACATGAAATGGAAGAACTTGTATCTCTAATAGGTAACTTCTCCCATTTCATGTGTTTCTTCTTACAAATTTTACCTTTTTACCCTGAGTTCTTCTGTCAACCTTATAATATTTCTCTTTGTTCAGATAAACTCGACTCagcctcctcatcttcatctatAACCAGTGATCAATCAGACATGATCATGCTTGAGCATGTCAGAAGGCATATCCCATCAGCTTCATCGGCTATGGTTATCGGTAGCATGCTTGGGCTAATCCAAGCTTTGTTCCTTATTTTAGCAGCTAAACGAATATTGAATTACATGGGAGTTGATTCTGTAAGTGCTTCAAACTTTTGGTCAGTTGTTTTTTGTTGCCTTCCTTGTTTTGCTTGCTTAAATGTTCTAGCATTATATAACTGAAGATACAATATCTTGGTACATGCTTTCCTTATGCCTTAATTGTATTAGTGACTTGTTTATTTTAAAGCAGAATTCTCCTATGCAAAAACCAGCAATGCAATACTTAACTTTGAGATCACTTGGTGCCCCAGCTGTTCTTCTCTCTTTAGCTATGCAAGGAGTTTTCCGTGGATTAAAAGATACCAAGACTCCTCTTTATGCTACAAGTAATCTAACCTCTGTTTCTTATTTCTTTCATTAAAGTATACAAGTTCACTTTGGAGGGTCTCTCAGCAtttgaaaacccataaaaatGCATACTTTAGTCTCTTCTAGCACTTTTTCTTGTAACAATGCATGAGTTTAATCTATTCTGTTTATGGCAGTGATTGGAGATGCAGCAAACATCATTTTAGACCCCATATTCATCTTCTTCTTGAAATGGGGTATTAGTGGTGCAGCCGTTGCCCATGTTATTTCACAGTAAACTTATTCtctatctttttttctttctaaaaatgAATCTTTCTTAGTCATTGTCTTTTTTAAACAGTCTTTTGTTTTGATCATCTTTTAGGTACTTAATCTCTCTGATACTCTTGTGGAGATTGATGAAAATAGTCAATCTTGTACCACCAAGTATAAAAGATATTCAATTTAGCCGATTTCTAAAAAATGGTAAGGCCCTCATTCTATAGGAGAGTCATTGCCTTTAGACCTAAGAAGTTTTGTTATAGCTTCCATATTCTCTTCTTTTTTGGTGTACTATTTTGATTTAATGGTGCTTGAAAATTCAGGATTTTTCTTACTGGTGAGGGTCATTGCTGCAACATTCTGTGTAACCCTGGCAGCATCGTTGGCTGCAAGGCATGGCTCGACGACAATGGCTGCATTCCAAGTCTGCTTACAGGTTTGGATGGCTACATCTTTGGTGGCCGATGGCTTGGCCGTGGCTGGACAGGTTAGTCCTTAAGATTCTAGTGTAACATGCTGAAGAAACTCACAATCCTTTAAAAAAATTACACCAACTACTCAATTTTCAGGCAATTCTTGCAAGTGCTTTTGCGAAGGAGGACTACAACAAAGTCACTGCCACTGTTTCTCGTGTACTTCAGGTAGCTAATAAGCTCTCCAATCACTGAAATTCACTAAGTCACAATCTATTTggactcttgtttatgattctattCTGCAGTTAGGCCTGGTTTTAGGActatttctctcattcttcatcACAATCGTACTCAAGCTCTCTTCCAAATTGTTCACAAAAGACCCCCATGTGTTGGACTTGATGAGTTTAGGCATCCCAgtaagcaaaaaaaaaattcaactttCTTTGTTCATTCACCTTGTTATGTTGAATTTTAGAGCTCAGTATGCGTTGTCTTCGTGTGATCTCAGTTTGTTGCAGTGACTCAACCCATTAATGCCTTGGCATTTGTTTTTGATGGGATCAATTATGGAGCATCAGATTTTGCATATTCAGCTTACTCAATGGCAAGTTTTAGATTAAAGCATACATTCTCTTTTAAAAATTCATATAAGTAAATAAATATATGTGCATTTTTTATTGATTAGAAGAGGTTTGGTATTGAATTGCAGGTTTTTGTTGCTATAGTAAGCATATGGTGCTTATTTGTACTGTCATCAAGTTATGGCTTTGTTGGTATCTGGATTGCTTTGTCTTTGTACATGACTTTGCGCACATTTGTTGGCTTTTGGAGGTAACCCCACACTACTCCTATAGTATTACATTTTCATACAATACTCTCTTTTAAAAGGTGGGATTAAATTAAGAAATATGAAAGAAAGAATGAGTTGATCATTTTTCGATAGGGTAGTTCTCGAGTGCACCCCATTTTTTAGGCACACCAGTGTACCCTTCTCTAGTTTTTAGCTTGGGAAGTATTTTCGGCGCAAATTTTTTTAtaaccgtatatattgtagttatctaaagcatcctgcaaattttcaagaaattccaaataatttacattgcctaaaacaatgttcaaataagctattttccacacgcataaaaaaacAGTTACGAGTACAACaaactattttaattttatttttcggcCCTGTAAATTTTTCAGAATTccctgaaaatttgcaggatactctgaataactacaatatatatggCCGTAAAAAAAATTTACGCCGAAAATATTTTTTAAGCAAAAAACTAGAGAGGGGTGCACCAGTGTGCCCCGTTTTGGGGGTGCACCTAATATTTTCTGAATAAGTTATAAGAAAATAAAGTTAGATACATAGTTGTGACTTTATTTTATCATTGAAATTAGGGGTGCTCTTCCGATACGATCCAACATTTTTACCCCTAACCAATCTAATCTGATTTGGCCTAAAAGTACAATCTAATCCAATTGTAATTGAATTGTATGAGTTATTTTATCTTTGAAtctaaattttaatattaaagaaATTAACAAGTAAAAATAACATACAAAAAACTAGACACTATGTAGTAATAATACTAAACTAAGTCTTTACAATTACCACATTAAGTACTTGGTATATTAAGTTTACAATATTAAGtctattaaatttttattactaATATCTCAAAACTAATAATTAAAGTGTTATAATAACATAACAtgaaaataacaacaataacatCCCCAAGTactaaaaaataagaaaaaaaataagaaaactaaatatatttacaattaatatgatatatataaaaagagtatatattttttaattgtaattgGATTAGATCGGTTCCTAATTGGATTTTCATAGTCTCATCCGTTATCTGATTCAATTCAATTAATATCTAATTTTACAAATCAATTGGAAAAATTTAGATTGATTCAGAGTAATTGGATTGGTTTGAATCCTGAGCACCTCTAATTAAAATGCTTGGAGAATTGGATAggataaaattaaatatttaatattaaggTTAAGGTAAGTTATATAATATAAGGTGGATCATGTGGAATACtagattaatttttttaagaaaaaattcaaTCTAATTTCATAACAAAATCACACACAATAAAAATTATACATTCAATTCAATCATAGTTTCTATACATGCATAATCAAAATGTTATCTAATATGGTATAATTTTAAGGAGCGACTACAACGCATCTATTTTTTTGAAAATACCAGTGTatcctttttttatttttagcacCTGGATAGATGTAatcctaaatttttttatataatggtgtacattgtagttatctagaacatcctacaaattttcaagaaattccgaaTAAATTATGTTACCGAAAACAAGGTTTAAACAACTTATTGCACGTGtgtttatttttttgtatatgcTTGTAGAAGTCAACTATTTGAACATTGTTTtcaacactgtaaattattcagaatttcttgaaaatttgcagtgTGTCTTAAATGATTACAATGTAcattatcatataaaaaaattatcgaGGTATAGAAAACACAAAATAGATACACATGTGTTGTCAAAAAAATGAATGCACTGTAGTCACTCCCTATAATTTTAATATATGTCGTTATATTTGCAGTTGATTAAAAAAACAACAatatatctgattttttttataatttattattgacAAATAATCATATTTCATTAGTTATAATGATATTGTTTTAATAAATGTTATACTTATTTATTATGATAAATTAAACATTTGCAGGGTAGGAACAGGAACAGGGCCCTGGAGATTTCTCAGAGACTAATTTTGGTTGCTTTAGATGTGAACATAAtttcattgtagtactttttttcttccttttttgagGTAGTTTAATGTGTTATAAAACAAGCAGAATGAAGAGGAAATAGATACGAGGAAACATTAATACATGTATTCATAATTCATTGTATTTCTTAATAAAAACGTAGCTGTTTAATCATTAATGTGTTATAATTATAAGCTCATTCATTTATACCAGAGAATAAGCATTAAAACCAACCATATGATGCAATCAATAATTTGATACACAATTATAATAATTGGATTGAATACCgacatataaataaaaattatacttgCATGTGTTGTGAATTTATAATAGTGTTGTACGTATTTAAAGAACTCtttaattttatgttttagtaattTTGGTTGGATGACTTTATGTTACCcctttcaacaaaaaaaaaaaaagttgtgttatggttgattttcattgaAACTTTGTGTTTGTTAAAGTTTAACATAAAATCTTATGCTTTTGAAATATAAAGAAagttatatgaatttttttatataaataaaatactctaaatttataatttttaaaatttatatatgtgaAAAAATCCTAAATAATAATCATTAAAAGtgactaaataaataaaatattttttaaaaaataaaatgaaataaaaaagaaTACAGACTTTTGAGAGCACTGTATGCAAGATTTTATTTGCGTTAGTTTTGTCCAACTTGTTGTTTAATTAATTCtatatttgttgttttttttagtattattcaacttttaaattttataatattttttaattaaaaatttatttactttaatgttaataagaaaatattcattttcaaaaaaaaaaaacaagaagaagaagaagaaattaatcattttctttgtaattttagatttattataatttttttctttgtcTAGTTTTATGCTTTTATCTGTTCCTTTTATGCATAAATTCTATAACATGTCACCGAGGTGGAATTCCATTGataaatgtattattttcaatttaaaaaatatataaattgtgAAAGaccaaaataaaattttaaatttaaaaaaaataataataaaaaataagctGATAATAACCCatcaaaaacaaaagaaaaaaacaatCTATAAttgtggagagagagagagagagagagagagaaagagaatgcAATGCATTGATCTGAAAAAGGAGAACTGTGACTCAAGGACCCAAGTCCTCTGAGCATAAACTAGCCTCCCTAGAGGGAACATAGCGGGTTTGATAGggtcttaataataataattgcacAGCAACAACCCATATcctgataaaataaataaatatataaataataaatacttTGAAGAAGAAATGGGCAACTTATTTTCATTCAATCAATAGAGTAATTAATCATATCATAATGTGACTTGTTGTGGGGACTGTCTTTAATGTGAATTGTTGTGGGGACTGTCTTTTATGAGTTGATGATTTCTCCCATATTTGGCCGCACACCGTAGGTACCAATAATGTCTAACACCACTTGATGTAGTATATAATAATTGATACAGTTTAATATTGAGTTTTACatattttagtttaaaataaaatgtatGAAATCCGACATTAAATTACACTAGCTACATAATGTAAAATGAAGTGGTATTGGACTCCATATCACCAGTGATAATGACATAGTTATAAAGAATGGCCTACCAATGCT is a window of Humulus lupulus chromosome 4, drHumLupu1.1, whole genome shotgun sequence DNA encoding:
- the LOC133831401 gene encoding protein DETOXIFICATION 42-like isoform X2, with the translated sequence MGRFPLFALFREAKNVFTKDELGLEIAHIAIPSALALTADPIASLIDTAFIGHIGPVELAAVGISIAIFNQASKIAIFPLVSITTSFVAEEEAAQKSFDDIEEPGHGELRKDLALNNNGHEMEELVSLIDKLDSASSSSSITSDQSDMIMLEHVRRHIPSASSAMVIGSMLGLIQALFLILAAKRILNYMGVDSNSPMQKPAMQYLTLRSLGAPAVLLSLAMQGVFRGLKDTKTPLYATMIGDAANIILDPIFIFFLKWGISGAAVAHVISQIFLTGEGHCCNILCNPGSIVGCKAWLDDNGCIPSLLTGLDGYIFGGRWLGRGWTGNSCKCFCEGGLQQSHCHCFSCTSGLVLGLFLSFFITIVLKLSSKLFTKDPHVLDLMSLGIPFVAVTQPINALAFVFDGINYGASDFAYSAYSMVFVAIVSIWCLFVLSSSYGFVGIWIALSLYMTLRTFVGFWRVGTGTGPWRFLRD
- the LOC133831401 gene encoding protein DETOXIFICATION 42-like isoform X1; translation: MGRFPLFALFREAKNVFTKDELGLEIAHIAIPSALALTADPIASLIDTAFIGHIGPVELAAVGISIAIFNQASKIAIFPLVSITTSFVAEEEAAQKSFDDIEEPGHGELRKDLALNNNGHEMEELVSLIDKLDSASSSSSITSDQSDMIMLEHVRRHIPSASSAMVIGSMLGLIQALFLILAAKRILNYMGVDSNSPMQKPAMQYLTLRSLGAPAVLLSLAMQGVFRGLKDTKTPLYATMIGDAANIILDPIFIFFLKWGISGAAVAHVISQYLISLILLWRLMKIVNLVPPSIKDIQFSRFLKNGFFLLVRVIAATFCVTLAASLAARHGSTTMAAFQVCLQVWMATSLVADGLAVAGQAILASAFAKEDYNKVTATVSRVLQLGLVLGLFLSFFITIVLKLSSKLFTKDPHVLDLMSLGIPFVAVTQPINALAFVFDGINYGASDFAYSAYSMVFVAIVSIWCLFVLSSSYGFVGIWIALSLYMTLRTFVGFWRVGTGTGPWRFLRD